In the genome of Bacillus thuringiensis, the window ATATAAAAGTATGTAACAAGCAAAATAAAATAAAAATATTGCAAGTGACTCAGGAGTTAATACGGAACTCAGCAATATATTTGGAATATACAGAGCATAAAATATAGAAGCAATACGACCACATTCTTCTCCAAAAACCATTGCCGCAATACGATAAATAAAAAATGCGGTTCCTGCGCAAAATAACACATTAAATAGTTGTAAAGCGAATAATGTATCACCAAATATACGAATAATTACTGACTCATATATAATAAAAGGCAAATGAGTTACAGTCTCTATATTATTACCAATTGCAATCTGCTTTGCAGACTCATACATCACTTTCATATCACCAATTATTGGAGCATCTACAAATAACAGCATACTAAGCCTCACAACTATAGATATACTTATAAGAAAAATAAGAAATTGTTTATCTGTAAAACGATATTGTAGAATTGATGCCACTAACAAAATAAGTATGACGAAAATTGCCAATATGATTGTTACACTTGTTGTACTTCCTCCAAAGAATTGCTTACTTGTCTCAAATGCTACCCAGCAACTATAAACGAAAAATGCGAGCATCGCACTGATCGTAATTTTATTGAAGAAAGATGAAAAATTTGTTTGTATATGATTCATATGTCCATTGCACCTCTATTTCCATTCATAACAAAATGATTCTATCATGAATGGGTACACGGCTGATAGGGAATTTCTATGACGAATACATAGTCATTACTTTTTACTTGCAATGTAAGCGAATCCTCTTTTACACTACATTTTAGATAAAATAAATTTTCTTTCAGTTACATGAATACAAATACAGAAGTTTAAATAATCCTCTTTTGGAATACACTTTACTTCATTAAATATCTAATATGAGTACTCCGCTTACACATATTATTCTGATTGAAAACAGACTATAGGGGCTGAATATATGGAAAAGAAATTCATGCGAGAATCTAAAGCAATTAAGACAACACGTGTTTTTCCTAACGATTTAAATAATCACCAAACACTTTTTGGAGGGAAATTATTAGCAGAAATTGATAGTATTGCTTCAATTGCGGCTGCAAGACATAGTCGTAAACATTGCGTAACAGCATCTATTGATTCAGTTGATTTTTTAACTCCAATTCACCAAGCTGATTCTGTTTGTTATGAAGCATTTGTATGTTATACAGGGAAATCTTCAATGGAAGTTTTCGTAAAAGTAATCGCAGAAAATTTATTAGCAGGCGAGCGTAGAATTGCTGCTACTTGCTTCATTACATTTGTGGCTATAAAAGATGGAAAACCTTCGTCCGTACCACAAGTACTACCTGAAACTCAGGAAGAACATTGGTTACACACAACCGGTTTAGAACGCGCGGAAAACCGAAAAAAGGGACGTTTAAAAAGTAAAGAGATGGCTGAAGTTTTAACTTTAAGTAAGCCTTGGAATATTTAACATAATCTTCTCATCATACATGCACAGGTCCTGCCTTGCATGTATTTTTTATTATAAAAAAATACTATCGCTTGCCTTTGTATCAGTGGCTTCCTCCTAAAATCACCCATCAGTTTTTCCTTTATTTTCTTATACTTTTAATGGTATATTAAGTAAAGTTGTTTATAAATAACCATAATATAGTTAAATATGTAAGGGGTGGTGCGGTAATGTCTATCGAGGTACCAATTTCAATACCAAAAACTTTGATTATTATTCCAGCCTATAATGAGGAAGAAGCAATTGCAGATACATTAACAAGATTACTAGAACTAAAACAACATTTTACAGCGTTAAGCATTTGCGTTATTAATGATGGCTCACAAGATAAAACAGCTCAAATCGTAAAAAATTTCCCTGTTCATCTTATTAATCTACCATATAATCTGGGCATCGGTTCAGCTGTACAAACTGGCTATAAATACGCATATGAGAACGGATATGATATTGCAATTCAGTTCGATGCTGATGGACAACATAATCCGGATGATTTATACAAAATTATACAGCCTATTGCTGAAGGCCAATGTGATATGGTGCTAGGTTCACGCTTTACAGAAAAAACAGCTTACAAAGGTAGTATTTCAAGGAGAATCGGTATTTTTTATTTTACTGCCCTACTGAAAGTTTTAACGAAACAAACATTTATGGATCCAACTTCTGGATATCGTGCTATCAATCGAGAAGTAATTACGATTTTTGCACACAATTATCCAAAAGATTATCCAGAGCCAGAAGTTCTTATTCATTTAAAAAAGAAAAAACTTCGCATTAATGAGATATCTGTAAATATGCAAGAGCGACAAGGTGGACAATCTTCCATCACACCTCTTAAATCTGCATATTACATGATTAAAGTAAGCCTTGCTATATTGATGCAAAAAATCGTGAAAGGTTGATAGTGAATGCATATAATTACCTTTTCATTCATCTTTATTTTGTTATTATTCTTCTTAATTATTAATTCCATTCGTCGCGGGGCTTTAGAAACAAAATATGCTATTTTGTGGATTTTCGTTTGTGTTGCAATGGCTATTTTAAGTTCTACTGATAAAATTATAAATTGGATTGGAAAACTATTAAAAGTAGAATATCCACCATCCATCTTATTCTTATTTGGATTATTATTCTGTTTCATCTTAATTTTTGACCTAACAAGAAAAATTTCTAAGCTACACCATCAACTTGTAACATTAACGCAAGATTATGCATTATTAAAGCAAAAATTAAACGTAACACAAACTGAAACTGATAACGAATAGTTTTCTATTTAAATATGAATATATATAAAAAAACATCTTAATTTCTTTAAAAAATTAAGATGTTTTTTTATTTCAAACTATTTTTTACTAATTAATAATTTACTAATTTTCATAACCGTTGCCACAGTTCCTACTCCAATTATAATAAATAAAAATGGAATTAATGGTAATGCATATCTTTCATATGCGGCATAAAAACAGGTTAAAGCTGTTTGCAGTAAAAGAATTGACCATAAAAATGTAGTCTCTCTCCACCTTTTTAAAAGGAAGATAAATGAAAGTATTGTACATATTAAAAACATTGTCTTAATAAAATTATGTATTTCATTCATATCCTTTGCAGAAACATTAAATACTTCAATATTATGCTCTATAGAATAATACGGTTTTTTCCACATAATTTCTGGCTTCAAGATTAAATAACTCTCTATCATGGAATTCCTATCTGTTTTCCACCATTCTTTCATTTTATCCTTCGCTATTTTTTCTTCTAATTCCATAAATTCATGTGCTTCCAAATTAGGGTACTTGGCGTGTAATTCTACTTCAAGTTCTGCCATATTCTTACCTTCTGGGTAACCTTTCCCTTGATACGTTCCAAGTAATAACGGATTCCCTGCCCCAGCAGTTAGTGGAATAAACTTATCAAATTGAATGTAATTGCGGGCCCACCATGGTCCAAGTACGATAAGTCCTATTCCTATACTTATAATCGCTTGCTTCATCATAATGCGGAATGGATAGCGCTTCATTAAGAGATATATAAATAATGGTATTGGATATAAAGCAACTTGTACGCGTAAGTACAATGCTAAAAAGTAGAAAATTAATACAATTAGAAAATGTTTCGTTTTATGAGTATCAGCTAATTTTAAGCTCCAATATAATAATCCCAATGAAAAGAATAGAAACGGTCCTTCTGTTAAAGTTAAATTTTCCACAACAATCTCTGGAGGATACACAGCTAATAAGAAAGCACCTATTAATCCTGCAGCGGGATTCAATAAATAAGTACCAATCTTATAAGTTAGTAAAATACTAAGTACCCCTAATAGGATAATAATTAATTTAGCTACAAAAAGGCCTTCATTGCCATTTCCAAAAAAGTAAAATACAGTAGCTAAAAACGCTGGAAAACCTGGCATAATATGAATAGTTGGTTTATCCGGCTCATGATATGTTAACATTCCTGTTTCCAATAAAATATTTGCCGTTTTTTGATAGCCTAGATCATCGCTAGCTAGAGTCAAATCTGCACCATGTGTTTGTAAAGTTGCAAAACGAAGCGCAAAACCGACTATCATAATAATCCCTAAAAGAATTACATTAGATTTGCGAGTAAATCGCCTTAACATCTCATCTTCTCCCTTCAAATACATAATTTTCAAATTATATTTCTATATTTTTACAAGACAATATATTCTATAATAAATACTTTTTATACAAAGTACAATAATAGAAAGTTGATTTACAAAGTTTATATGCGTTAAACTGATACAGATGTTCTTGTAATCTTCTTCCTTTCAAAAGGCTTGTATATATGGTGCAAGACATAAAAAATTTGAGGAGATAAAAATTCTATGATGGAACAAAAACAACTTGTTTCTGTTGTCATACCCCTGTATAACACAGAAAAATATATTGAAGAAACAATGCAGTCAATACTGGATCAAACATATAAAAACATTGAAATTGTAATTGTAGATGATGGAAGTAAAGATCAATCACCTTCTATCGTAAAAAATCTTGCCGAAAAATATCCGGGTCAAGTAAAATACGTTCACCAAAAAAACCAAGGTGTTTCAGTAGCTCGTAATACAGGGATTGAAAATGCTAGCGGAGAATATGTCGCTTTCCTTGATAGTGATGACTTATGGCATCCAACTAAAATTGAGAAACAAATCGAGAGTATGCATAAAAACAACATGGACGCGTGCTATTGTGGTTATATGAATTTCTACGAAGAAACAGGTGAAAAGGTTGAGCATACAACAAACTTTATTAAAGGTGATATGGCAAAAGCATTCTTAACACACCAAGTTGTTGCTCAAACAAGTACTTGGATTTTCAAACGCTCTATCGCAATGAATTATAATATCCGTTTTACACCAGGATGTAGCTGGGGAGAAGACTTGGAGTTTTTATTTAAACTAATGAGTGTGACAAATGTATGCTATGTCGATGAATACTTAACATATTATAGAATCTTATCGGAAGGAAATCTTTCTTCTAAATATAAAGATTACGAATTAAAAACTACTAAAGAACTGGAAGTATTCAATCGTATGAAAGACTGGGTACATAATAAATCTCAAGACTTCATTACGAAAGACCCTCAGTCACTTATTGAGATTCTTGAGACTTATTTATTCCCTTATACGGTTATCAATAATGCTTGTATATACATTAAAGAAAACTCTCAATTGGATAATGCTCAAGTTCAATTAATCAAAAAAGATATAAAGAAATATTGCCGTAAAATCTATTCAAAAAACGGAAAGCGTAGTAAAAAACTATATGCAATGCTTTGGTTTGTGCGAATTAAATTTCTGTTTTCTTAAACCGAAAATATAGTACTCACCTCTCTTTCCGTAAACAAATCAAATTTACAAATAGGACAAACTAAAAAAGTCCTAAAGAATAGAAAGGTTTTTTCTCATGAAAACAAATAAGATTCTTAAAAATGCCTCCTACCTATTTGTAGGAAATATTACTGTTCGATTTGTACTTGCTATCGCGACGATTCTCTTTGCAAGATACGTTTCTCCTGGTGAGTATGGAATGTTTACAACTGCATTAGCAGTTTCCGCTGTTATTTGTTATTTCACAGATGCAGGTTTGACACATACGTTTATGCGTGAAGGAACGAGAAAGGATGCAAATATTAGCGTACTAATCAGTAGTTATTTACGCATTCGTTTCGTATTAGCTGTCGTAATTTCTGTACTCTTCGCTATTTTTGCTCAGTTCTTCTATACGGATGTCTACTTACGCGCCATGGTATATTGGGTTGTACTACCGACAATGTTTGGAGCAACTTTACAAGGCGTTGGAATGGCTTATTTCCAAGTAACAGAACGTATGCAATTTACAGCGATTATTTCTGTACTACAAGGTGTAACAGCCGCAGCTGCGCTTCTACTAGGAATGTCGTTGAAATGGTCACTTATGACAGTCGCTGCCATGTACGGGATATCTAGTCTTGTAACAGGAGTCATCGCCTTCATAATGGTACTCCGCCATACAACAGTTCATAAGGGCTGGGACAAAGGAATTTTAGATCAACTGCTGATTTTCACAATCAATGGCATTATCATTATGCTTTTACCACAGTTAGGCCCTATTATATTAGAAAAAGTTTCGACGTATGAGCAAGTTGGATTCTTTGGAGCTGCATCGAAAATACCTGCAGTCCTTTATCAAATACCTGGTGTAATTGCAGCAGCCTTCTATCCAAAATTATTTGCGTTTGGAAATGAAAAGAATATTGATGAACATAGAAAACTATCTCAGTTTGAATTAAAACTGATGTCTTTCTTAGGAATGGGGATCTCCATTCCATTTATCGCTGATCCAAGCTTTTGGATTGTTACTTTGTTAGGTGAAGAATATGCTCCAGCTGGTGATGCTCTTGCCATTTTAGCCTTTATGGTCATTCTACAATCTATTAACTATCCACTTGCTGATAATTTAACGACAATTGGTCAACAATGGAAACGCGCAACAACAATGGGAATCGGACTAGCTGTTGCCGTTATAAGTTACATCGTCTTAGGTGGTCAGTTCGGAATGATGGGAGCCGCTATTGCCGCTATCCTTACCGAGATTACGTTATTAATCGGATTCACTCTATTTGTTCGTAAAGGCTTCTCTTTACTATTTAAAGGGATTATATTCAATACCTTAGCCTTTATAATCAGCTATATTCTATACCGTACAATATTAATTACCTTACCGCCACTAGTTGCTTTAACAATTACTGGTATATTATACGGTATTATCGGTCTTGCAATCGATCCACAAATACGCGGATTGATTTTAGGATTTATAAATAAAAAACTGGCTCGAAAATAAATAAAAATAAAAACTTCAAATCAAATTTGAAGTTTTTATTTTTATCTTCTTCACTTAAAAAATGAGCCCTTTTCCAATCTATATCTTAAATTGACTTGCCTTTCTGGAATGATTATACTTGGAAACGAACAGCACTAGATGTACAACAGCTATTATTAAGGTAATTCATAGTTAATTCTTCATGTAAATATTAACTATTCACGCCCTAAATTTAACACAAATTGCACAAATGAACACTTTATTAATACTATTAAAAATCGCCGATTCATACATAGTTTTTCTTCATCCTAAAACGATATCCAGAGATGAAGAATGTGGCAATTGCATTTAAGGAGGCTTATTTATTTAATGACTTCAGAAGTAAATAAAAGAACATTTTTCACTAAAAGCACACTTATTATTATTCCATTATTAATAATATGTGCATTTGCTTTTCATTACTTTTTCCTAAAATCAGACAGTGTATTTTCTAGTACGGGAGATGCATTATCACAATTCAGTTTCTTTACATTCCTTTTACAACACGCATTTAAAGATGGGAATTTATTTTGGTCTTGGGATTATGGATTAGGTGGAGATTTATTCGGAGAATTTAGTTATTACTATAGTACAGCACCATTTTTCTGGCTTACACTTCTACTTCCTAAACTAAATTTTGACCAAATCTTTGAGATGAAGCTATATATGAGTATTTTAAAAAGTACATTAGCGATGTTATTCATGTATGGTTCTTTACGTTATCACAATAAAACTATTTTTTCTTCTTTCATTTCTGCCATTATATATGGAGGATGTGTAACTTTCATTCGCCATTCTTTATTATGGGATTTCATGGCAGATGCTATAGTGTTTTTACCTTTAGTAATATGGGGATTAGATAAATATATTTTAGAGCGAAAAAAGGGATTATTCCTGTTTGCAACAGCACTTATGCTTGCATCAAATTTCTATTTCGCTTTCATTACTAGTATTTTTATCTATATTTATGCCTTTTTCCAATATTTCGCTACACAGCAGAACAAAACAATTAAAACATTTATAATTTATTATATTAGAATTGCTTTTCTATATGCTTTATCACTAGGTTTATCTGCTGTTTGCTTTATACCATCTGTAAATGGTGTATTTAGTTCCGATCGACTCGCTACAAAATTTACTATACCGTTATTTTTTGAAGATACGTTTTATAAAAACTTAATGGAAAGTATCTTTTTCATTAATAATACAGAGGATTATCAGCTTGCATTCCCTGTTTTCATCCTCTTCCTTATTACTAGCGCGCTTCTAATACGCAATAAACTTGTCACAAATAAATTGCTCTTTACTGGGTTTATGTTAGTGCTATATATGCTTCCATATACGTATTCCGTATTTAATGGCTTTTCTGCTATGCAATACAGATGGTTTTACTTATTTGCATTTGTGGTTGCGCAAACTGTCGCCTACATTCTAGATTGGATGCTGCTCCACAAAAAGAATGTCAATTCTTTAATAGGTCCTTTGCTAGCAACAGCATTATTTATTTACGCATTCTATAGAAAAGTAAATATAAACGCACAGCCGCTACAAACGATTGATAAAATTTTAATTTGCACTACTGTATTATCTATTATTACAATATTACTATGGCGCTATTTATCAAAAGTAGCCTTACAATGTTTCATTGTATTAAATGTACTCGTCAATGTAATATTTATTAATTACTTCTATTCAGATTTTGCTCTTAGTAAACACTTTAATCAAGCAGGCGTGACAAAAGAATCATTACATGGGCCAGGTCTTGATAATAAGGATGAAATTGACGCAATTCGTTATATACAAAATCAAGATAAAGATTTTTATCGAATTATCAATCCAA includes:
- a CDS encoding acyl-CoA thioesterase, which translates into the protein MEKKFMRESKAIKTTRVFPNDLNNHQTLFGGKLLAEIDSIASIAAARHSRKHCVTASIDSVDFLTPIHQADSVCYEAFVCYTGKSSMEVFVKVIAENLLAGERRIAATCFITFVAIKDGKPSSVPQVLPETQEEHWLHTTGLERAENRKKGRLKSKEMAEVLTLSKPWNI
- a CDS encoding glycosyltransferase family 2 protein; its protein translation is MSIEVPISIPKTLIIIPAYNEEEAIADTLTRLLELKQHFTALSICVINDGSQDKTAQIVKNFPVHLINLPYNLGIGSAVQTGYKYAYENGYDIAIQFDADGQHNPDDLYKIIQPIAEGQCDMVLGSRFTEKTAYKGSISRRIGIFYFTALLKVLTKQTFMDPTSGYRAINREVITIFAHNYPKDYPEPEVLIHLKKKKLRINEISVNMQERQGGQSSITPLKSAYYMIKVSLAILMQKIVKG
- a CDS encoding DUF2304 domain-containing protein, with the translated sequence MHIITFSFIFILLLFFLIINSIRRGALETKYAILWIFVCVAMAILSSTDKIINWIGKLLKVEYPPSILFLFGLLFCFILIFDLTRKISKLHHQLVTLTQDYALLKQKLNVTQTETDNE
- a CDS encoding glycosyltransferase family 39 protein — protein: MLRRFTRKSNVILLGIIMIVGFALRFATLQTHGADLTLASDDLGYQKTANILLETGMLTYHEPDKPTIHIMPGFPAFLATVFYFFGNGNEGLFVAKLIIILLGVLSILLTYKIGTYLLNPAAGLIGAFLLAVYPPEIVVENLTLTEGPFLFFSLGLLYWSLKLADTHKTKHFLIVLIFYFLALYLRVQVALYPIPLFIYLLMKRYPFRIMMKQAIISIGIGLIVLGPWWARNYIQFDKFIPLTAGAGNPLLLGTYQGKGYPEGKNMAELEVELHAKYPNLEAHEFMELEEKIAKDKMKEWWKTDRNSMIESYLILKPEIMWKKPYYSIEHNIEVFNVSAKDMNEIHNFIKTMFLICTILSFIFLLKRWRETTFLWSILLLQTALTCFYAAYERYALPLIPFLFIIIGVGTVATVMKISKLLISKK
- a CDS encoding glycosyltransferase family 2 protein; protein product: MMEQKQLVSVVIPLYNTEKYIEETMQSILDQTYKNIEIVIVDDGSKDQSPSIVKNLAEKYPGQVKYVHQKNQGVSVARNTGIENASGEYVAFLDSDDLWHPTKIEKQIESMHKNNMDACYCGYMNFYEETGEKVEHTTNFIKGDMAKAFLTHQVVAQTSTWIFKRSIAMNYNIRFTPGCSWGEDLEFLFKLMSVTNVCYVDEYLTYYRILSEGNLSSKYKDYELKTTKELEVFNRMKDWVHNKSQDFITKDPQSLIEILETYLFPYTVINNACIYIKENSQLDNAQVQLIKKDIKKYCRKIYSKNGKRSKKLYAMLWFVRIKFLFS
- a CDS encoding oligosaccharide flippase family protein, producing MKTNKILKNASYLFVGNITVRFVLAIATILFARYVSPGEYGMFTTALAVSAVICYFTDAGLTHTFMREGTRKDANISVLISSYLRIRFVLAVVISVLFAIFAQFFYTDVYLRAMVYWVVLPTMFGATLQGVGMAYFQVTERMQFTAIISVLQGVTAAAALLLGMSLKWSLMTVAAMYGISSLVTGVIAFIMVLRHTTVHKGWDKGILDQLLIFTINGIIIMLLPQLGPIILEKVSTYEQVGFFGAASKIPAVLYQIPGVIAAAFYPKLFAFGNEKNIDEHRKLSQFELKLMSFLGMGISIPFIADPSFWIVTLLGEEYAPAGDALAILAFMVILQSINYPLADNLTTIGQQWKRATTMGIGLAVAVISYIVLGGQFGMMGAAIAAILTEITLLIGFTLFVRKGFSLLFKGIIFNTLAFIISYILYRTILITLPPLVALTITGILYGIIGLAIDPQIRGLILGFINKKLARK
- a CDS encoding YfhO family protein; this translates as MTSEVNKRTFFTKSTLIIIPLLIICAFAFHYFFLKSDSVFSSTGDALSQFSFFTFLLQHAFKDGNLFWSWDYGLGGDLFGEFSYYYSTAPFFWLTLLLPKLNFDQIFEMKLYMSILKSTLAMLFMYGSLRYHNKTIFSSFISAIIYGGCVTFIRHSLLWDFMADAIVFLPLVIWGLDKYILERKKGLFLFATALMLASNFYFAFITSIFIYIYAFFQYFATQQNKTIKTFIIYYIRIAFLYALSLGLSAVCFIPSVNGVFSSDRLATKFTIPLFFEDTFYKNLMESIFFINNTEDYQLAFPVFILFLITSALLIRNKLVTNKLLFTGFMLVLYMLPYTYSVFNGFSAMQYRWFYLFAFVVAQTVAYILDWMLLHKKNVNSLIGPLLATALFIYAFYRKVNINAQPLQTIDKILICTTVLSIITILLWRYLSKVALQCFIVLNVLVNVIFINYFYSDFALSKHFNQAGVTKESLHGPGLDNKDEIDAIRYIQNQDKDFYRIINPNNNYKNTPMLQGYHGTSTYQSLVNYHVHDFMKNKYNVFQGYDSPSMFFQLDKRLFLENMLGVKYYVLSEGANKTEIPYGYTHLQQVGPYNIYKNEFALPLGYVYEAGISNEEFSKLNFAEKDQLLLDAVVVNDVGSLPLKQFNTKQLDSKQIKINANKMKWENIEKEKDILTVHENGRIIVPIDNNDMLGDLLVEIKIRNINKESFGVTVNDKSMIKGNEDGAYAYPLERFVYNLGKDAKPTELIISIPTPGQYELKDLQINSTNYQTVPKKVNTLKENSLQNIYYEGNSLKGEINSNKDGLLYLSVPYSKGWSIKVDGKETEFTKANSAFIGVPISKGQHVVEMKYVTPYFKMGLVISIISFIICISLLVLGDTKRYSKLKNRFKKSY